In Phacochoerus africanus isolate WHEZ1 chromosome 16, ROS_Pafr_v1, whole genome shotgun sequence, one genomic interval encodes:
- the ZMIZ2 gene encoding zinc finger MIZ domain-containing protein 2 isoform X1 — translation MNPMNPMKPALPPTPHGDGPFAYEAVPWQQSATQPAGSLSVVTTVWGVGNTAQSQVLGNPMGPAGSPPGSSMMPGVAGGSSALNSPQCLGQQAFGEGGASKGYVQQGVYGRGGYPGAPSFTTGYAGGPGGPGGLGLPSHAARPSTDFTQAAAAAAVAAAAATATATATATVAALQEKQSQELSQYGAMGAGQSFNSQFLQHGGPRGPSVPSSMNPAGVGGLMGPSGMSPMGLNPTRAAGMAPLYAGQRLPQHGYPGPPQAQPLPRQGIKRAYSSEVCPGQQYLPGGQYAPGTTQYAAGAGQPPAPSAYPGHRLPLQQGAGQSLSSSGPVGLHYKPAEQFNGQGASFNGGSVGYSQPGLSGPARSIPGYPSSPLPGSPTPPMTPSSSVPYMSTSQEVKSPFLPDLKPTVSSLHPSPPGSGPCDELRLTFPVRDGVVLEPFRLQHNLAVSNHAFQLRDSVYKTLMLRPDLELQFKCYHHEDRQMNTNWPASVQVSVNATPLTIERGDNKTSHKPLYLKHVCQPGRNTIQITVTACCCSHLFVLQLVHRPSVRSVLQGLLKKRLLPAEHCITKIKRNFSSGTIPGTPGPNGEDGVEQTAIKVSLKCPITFRRIQLPARGHDCRHIQCFDLESYLQLNCERGTWRCPVCNKTALLEGLEVDQYMLGILIYIQNSDHEEITIDPTCSWKPVPVKPDVHVKEEPDGPVLKRCRTVSPAHVLMPSVMEMIAALGPGAAPFAPLQPPSAPAPGDYPSQGSSFLGPGTFPDSFPPTTPSTPTLTEFTPGPPPVSYQSDIPSSLLTSEKSAPCLPGQMAPAGHLDPAHNPGPPGLHAPNLGGPPGPQLQHPNPPPASRQPLGPVSSGPIGELAFSAATGMMGPPMSGAGEAPEPALDLLPELTNPDELLSYLGPPDLPTNSNDDLLSLFENN, via the exons ATGAACCCCATGAACCCCATGaaacctgccctgccccccacgcCACATGG TGATGGTCCATTCGCTTATGAGGCGGTGCCTTGGCAACAGAGTGCCACTCAGCCAGCAGGATCGCTGTCTGTGGTCACGACCGTGTGGGGAGTCGGCAACACGGCACAGAGCCAG GTTTTAGGGAACCCCATGGGCCCCGCAGGGAGCCCCCCTGGCAGCTCCATGATGCCTGGCGTGGCAGGTGGCAGCTCCGCCCTGAACTCCCCGCAGTGCCTCGGACAACAGGCGTTTGGCGAGGGTGGTGCCAGCAAGGGCTACGTGCAGCAAGGGGTGTACGGACGAGGGGGCTACCCCGGGGCCCCCAGCTTCACCACTGG GTATGCAGGTGGCCCTGGGGGGCCGGGGGGCCTGGGCCTCCCCTCTCACGCCGCTCGGCCCTCCACCGACTTCACCCAGGcggcagcagctgctgctgtggctgctgccgccgccacggccacagccacggccacagccacggtgGCTGCCCTCCAGGAGAAACAGAGCCAGGAGCTGAGCCAGTACGGAGCG atGGGGGCTGGACAGTCTTTTAACAGCCAGTTCCTGCAGCATGGTGGACCCCGGGGGCCCAGTGTCCCCAGCAGCATGAACCCTGCTGGCGTGGGAGGGCTGATGGGCCCCTCCGGCATGAGCCCCATGGGCCTGAACCCCACCCGGGCAGCGGGCATGGCGCCCCTGTATGCGGGGCAACGCCTTCCCCAGCACGGGTACCCTGGGCCCCCCCAGGCCCAGCCACTGCCTCGACAGGGCATCAAGAGAGCCTACTCCAGTGAG GTCTGTCCCGGGCAGCAGTACCTGCCAGGAGGCCAGTACGCACCTGGCACCACCCAGTATGCAGCTGGGGCCgggcagccccccgccccctccgcctACCCCGGGCAcaggctgcccctgcagcagGGCGCGGGCCAGTCCCTGTCCAGCTCCGGCCCCGTAGGACTGCACTACAAG CCGGCAGAACAGTTCAACGGGCAGGGTGCCAGCTTCAACGGGGGGAGCGTCGGCTACAGCCAGCCTGGCCTGAGTGGG CCCGCTCGTTCCATCCCTGGCTACCCCAGCTCCCCACTACCAGGGAGCCCCACGCCGCCTATGACCCCCAGCAGCAGCGTCCCCTACATGTCCACCAGCCAGGAGGTCAAGTCTCCCTTCCTGCCTGACCTCAAGCCCACCGTGAGCAGCTTGCACCCGTCACCCCCTG GCAGTGGCCCCTGTGACGAGCTGCGGCTGACCTTCCCCGTGCGGGATGGGGTGGTCCTGGAGCCCTTCCGCCTGCAGCACAACCTGGCCGTGAGCAACCACGCCTTCCAGCTCCGCGACTCCGTCTATAAGACCCTGATGCTGAG GCCTGACCTGGAGCTGCAGTTCAAGTGCTACCACCACGAGGACCGACAGATGAACACCAACTGGCCGGCCTCCGTGCAGGTCAGCGTCAACGCCACCCCGCTCACCATCGAGCGCGGCGACAACAAGACCTCCCACAAGCCCCTCTACCTGAAGCACGTGTGCCAGCCCGGCCGCAACACCATCCAGATCACCGTCACGGCCTGCTGCTGC TCCCACCTCTTCGTGCTGCAGCTGGTGCACCGGCCGTCTGTCCGCTCCGTGCTGCAGGGTCTCCTCAAGAAGCGCCTCCTGCCGGCTGAGCACTGCATCACCAAGA TAAAGCGGAACTTCAGCAGTGGCACCATCCCCGGCACCCCTGGGCCCAACGGAGAGGATGGGGTGGAGCAGACGGCCATCAAGGTGTCCCTCAAGTGCCCCATCACCTTCCGCAGGATCCAGCTCCCTGCCCGAGGTCACGACTGTCGCCACATACAG TGCTTCGACCTAGAGTCCTATCTGCAGCTCAACTGTGAGCGAGGGACCTGGAGGTGCCCCGTGTGCAA CAAGACGGCGTTGCTGGAGGGCCTGGAGGTGGACCAGTACATGCTGGGCATCCTCATTTACATTCAGAA CTCTGACCACGAGGAGATCACCATCGACCCGACGTGCAGCTGGAAGCCGGTGCCTGTGAAGCCTGACGTGCACGTCAAGGAGGAGCCGGACGGGCCGGTGCTGAAGCGCTGCCGCACCGTGAGCCCTGCCCACGTGCTCATGCCCAGCGTGATGGAGATGATCGCTGCCCTGGGCCCCGGTGCCGCTCCCTTCGCCCCCCTGCAGCCCCCCTCAGCCCCGGCCCCTGGCGACTACCCCAGCCAGG GTTCCAGCTTCCTGGGACCCGGGACCTTCCCTGACTCCTTCCCGCCCACCACACCCAGCACCCCAACCCTCACTGAGTTCACCCCGGGGCCACCCCCCGTCTCCTATCAATCCGACATTCCCAGCAGCCTCCTGACGTCAGAGAAGTCcgccccctgcctcccaggccag aTGGCACCAGCGGGTCACCTGGACCCAGCCCATAACCCCGGGCCGCCGGGGCTGCACGCCCCCAACCTCGGAGGCCCCccagggcctcagctgcagcatccGAATCCTCCGCCAGCATCCCGGCAGCCCTTGGGTCCAGTGAGCTCGGGGCCCATTGGCGAGCTGGCCTTCAGTGCTGCCACAGGCATGATGGGGCCCCCCATGTCTGGGGCGGGGGAGGCCCCGGAACCGGCCCTGGAC CTGCTCCCAGAACTGACCAACCCCGATGAGCTGCTCTCCTACCTGGGCCCACCTGACCTCCCCACAAACAGCAACGATGACCTGCTCTCTCTCTTTGAGAACAACTGA
- the ZMIZ2 gene encoding zinc finger MIZ domain-containing protein 2 isoform X2: MNPMNPMKPALPPTPHGDGPFAYEAVPWQQSATQPAGSLSVVTTVWGVGNTAQSQVLGNPMGPAGSPPGSSMMPGVAGGSSALNSPQCLGQQAFGEGGASKGYVQQGVYGRGGYPGAPSFTTGYAGGPGGPGGLGLPSHAARPSTDFTQAAAAAAVAAAAATATATATATVAALQEKQSQELSQYGAMGAGQSFNSQFLQHGGPRGPSVPSSMNPAGVGGLMGPSGMSPMGLNPTRAAGMAPLYAGQRLPQHGYPGPPQAQPLPRQGIKRAYSSEVCPGQQYLPGGQYAPGTTQYAAGAGQPPAPSAYPGHRLPLQQGAGQSLSSSGPVGLHYKPARSIPGYPSSPLPGSPTPPMTPSSSVPYMSTSQEVKSPFLPDLKPTVSSLHPSPPGSGPCDELRLTFPVRDGVVLEPFRLQHNLAVSNHAFQLRDSVYKTLMLRPDLELQFKCYHHEDRQMNTNWPASVQVSVNATPLTIERGDNKTSHKPLYLKHVCQPGRNTIQITVTACCCSHLFVLQLVHRPSVRSVLQGLLKKRLLPAEHCITKIKRNFSSGTIPGTPGPNGEDGVEQTAIKVSLKCPITFRRIQLPARGHDCRHIQCFDLESYLQLNCERGTWRCPVCNKTALLEGLEVDQYMLGILIYIQNSDHEEITIDPTCSWKPVPVKPDVHVKEEPDGPVLKRCRTVSPAHVLMPSVMEMIAALGPGAAPFAPLQPPSAPAPGDYPSQGSSFLGPGTFPDSFPPTTPSTPTLTEFTPGPPPVSYQSDIPSSLLTSEKSAPCLPGQMAPAGHLDPAHNPGPPGLHAPNLGGPPGPQLQHPNPPPASRQPLGPVSSGPIGELAFSAATGMMGPPMSGAGEAPEPALDLLPELTNPDELLSYLGPPDLPTNSNDDLLSLFENN; the protein is encoded by the exons ATGAACCCCATGAACCCCATGaaacctgccctgccccccacgcCACATGG TGATGGTCCATTCGCTTATGAGGCGGTGCCTTGGCAACAGAGTGCCACTCAGCCAGCAGGATCGCTGTCTGTGGTCACGACCGTGTGGGGAGTCGGCAACACGGCACAGAGCCAG GTTTTAGGGAACCCCATGGGCCCCGCAGGGAGCCCCCCTGGCAGCTCCATGATGCCTGGCGTGGCAGGTGGCAGCTCCGCCCTGAACTCCCCGCAGTGCCTCGGACAACAGGCGTTTGGCGAGGGTGGTGCCAGCAAGGGCTACGTGCAGCAAGGGGTGTACGGACGAGGGGGCTACCCCGGGGCCCCCAGCTTCACCACTGG GTATGCAGGTGGCCCTGGGGGGCCGGGGGGCCTGGGCCTCCCCTCTCACGCCGCTCGGCCCTCCACCGACTTCACCCAGGcggcagcagctgctgctgtggctgctgccgccgccacggccacagccacggccacagccacggtgGCTGCCCTCCAGGAGAAACAGAGCCAGGAGCTGAGCCAGTACGGAGCG atGGGGGCTGGACAGTCTTTTAACAGCCAGTTCCTGCAGCATGGTGGACCCCGGGGGCCCAGTGTCCCCAGCAGCATGAACCCTGCTGGCGTGGGAGGGCTGATGGGCCCCTCCGGCATGAGCCCCATGGGCCTGAACCCCACCCGGGCAGCGGGCATGGCGCCCCTGTATGCGGGGCAACGCCTTCCCCAGCACGGGTACCCTGGGCCCCCCCAGGCCCAGCCACTGCCTCGACAGGGCATCAAGAGAGCCTACTCCAGTGAG GTCTGTCCCGGGCAGCAGTACCTGCCAGGAGGCCAGTACGCACCTGGCACCACCCAGTATGCAGCTGGGGCCgggcagccccccgccccctccgcctACCCCGGGCAcaggctgcccctgcagcagGGCGCGGGCCAGTCCCTGTCCAGCTCCGGCCCCGTAGGACTGCACTACAAG CCCGCTCGTTCCATCCCTGGCTACCCCAGCTCCCCACTACCAGGGAGCCCCACGCCGCCTATGACCCCCAGCAGCAGCGTCCCCTACATGTCCACCAGCCAGGAGGTCAAGTCTCCCTTCCTGCCTGACCTCAAGCCCACCGTGAGCAGCTTGCACCCGTCACCCCCTG GCAGTGGCCCCTGTGACGAGCTGCGGCTGACCTTCCCCGTGCGGGATGGGGTGGTCCTGGAGCCCTTCCGCCTGCAGCACAACCTGGCCGTGAGCAACCACGCCTTCCAGCTCCGCGACTCCGTCTATAAGACCCTGATGCTGAG GCCTGACCTGGAGCTGCAGTTCAAGTGCTACCACCACGAGGACCGACAGATGAACACCAACTGGCCGGCCTCCGTGCAGGTCAGCGTCAACGCCACCCCGCTCACCATCGAGCGCGGCGACAACAAGACCTCCCACAAGCCCCTCTACCTGAAGCACGTGTGCCAGCCCGGCCGCAACACCATCCAGATCACCGTCACGGCCTGCTGCTGC TCCCACCTCTTCGTGCTGCAGCTGGTGCACCGGCCGTCTGTCCGCTCCGTGCTGCAGGGTCTCCTCAAGAAGCGCCTCCTGCCGGCTGAGCACTGCATCACCAAGA TAAAGCGGAACTTCAGCAGTGGCACCATCCCCGGCACCCCTGGGCCCAACGGAGAGGATGGGGTGGAGCAGACGGCCATCAAGGTGTCCCTCAAGTGCCCCATCACCTTCCGCAGGATCCAGCTCCCTGCCCGAGGTCACGACTGTCGCCACATACAG TGCTTCGACCTAGAGTCCTATCTGCAGCTCAACTGTGAGCGAGGGACCTGGAGGTGCCCCGTGTGCAA CAAGACGGCGTTGCTGGAGGGCCTGGAGGTGGACCAGTACATGCTGGGCATCCTCATTTACATTCAGAA CTCTGACCACGAGGAGATCACCATCGACCCGACGTGCAGCTGGAAGCCGGTGCCTGTGAAGCCTGACGTGCACGTCAAGGAGGAGCCGGACGGGCCGGTGCTGAAGCGCTGCCGCACCGTGAGCCCTGCCCACGTGCTCATGCCCAGCGTGATGGAGATGATCGCTGCCCTGGGCCCCGGTGCCGCTCCCTTCGCCCCCCTGCAGCCCCCCTCAGCCCCGGCCCCTGGCGACTACCCCAGCCAGG GTTCCAGCTTCCTGGGACCCGGGACCTTCCCTGACTCCTTCCCGCCCACCACACCCAGCACCCCAACCCTCACTGAGTTCACCCCGGGGCCACCCCCCGTCTCCTATCAATCCGACATTCCCAGCAGCCTCCTGACGTCAGAGAAGTCcgccccctgcctcccaggccag aTGGCACCAGCGGGTCACCTGGACCCAGCCCATAACCCCGGGCCGCCGGGGCTGCACGCCCCCAACCTCGGAGGCCCCccagggcctcagctgcagcatccGAATCCTCCGCCAGCATCCCGGCAGCCCTTGGGTCCAGTGAGCTCGGGGCCCATTGGCGAGCTGGCCTTCAGTGCTGCCACAGGCATGATGGGGCCCCCCATGTCTGGGGCGGGGGAGGCCCCGGAACCGGCCCTGGAC CTGCTCCCAGAACTGACCAACCCCGATGAGCTGCTCTCCTACCTGGGCCCACCTGACCTCCCCACAAACAGCAACGATGACCTGCTCTCTCTCTTTGAGAACAACTGA